The following coding sequences are from one Capsicum annuum cultivar UCD-10X-F1 chromosome 3, UCD10Xv1.1, whole genome shotgun sequence window:
- the LOC124897203 gene encoding uncharacterized protein LOC124897203: MSVISMYKNGALASCCNKESCLQIIKTVGYNRTGKLLVANMAATFIRLFLAFLWFSHAINLINAVPLTRSTRLVMDVSQEHKVLENTHMANMEDEEINDYPGSGANNRHTPRPQLGRGCVVEC; the protein is encoded by the exons ATGTCCGTAATAAGCATGTATAAAAATGGAGCACTAGCAAGTTGTTGTAACAAAGAGTCTTGTTTGCAGATAATTAAAACCGTAGGTTATAATAGAACTGGGAAACTTCTTGTAGCCAATATGGCAGCCACTTTCATTCGTTTATTTCTTGCTTTTCTTTGGTTTTCTCATGCTATCAACTTGATTAATGCTGTcccattaacaa GAAGCACAAGACTGGTAATGGACGTATCTCAAGAGCATAAGGTGTTAGAGAATACCCATATG GCAAATATGGAGGATGAAGAGATCAACGATTATCCAGGTTCCGGGGCGAATAATCGCCACACTCCAAGGCCTCAACTGGGAAGAGGCTGTGTCGTCGAATGCTAG
- the LOC107865899 gene encoding GDSL esterase/lipase At1g74460 has protein sequence MNLTLTLPIFVTILLAVVIGGCNCKIVQFIFGDSLSDVGNNNFLSKSLARANLPWYGIDFGNGLPNGRFCNGRTVADIIGDEMGLPRPPAYLNQSLTEDVILENGVNFASGGGGILKETGGLFIQRFSLFKQIELFQGTQDLIREKIGTKEAAKFFQQARYVVALGSNDFINNYLMPVYRDSWTHTDKSFIQYLMDTLRSQLTMLHSLGARELMVFGLGPMGCIPLQRVLSTDGQCQDKTNQLALAFNKATDELVVELANTLPNASYKFGDAYDVVNDVITNPGNYGFSNSDSPCCSFGKIRPAITCNPASTLCSDRSKYVFWDEYHPSDRANQLIAKELIKKLGFLNPNQTNIASSPTPTTDPSSDDDGR, from the exons ATGAATCTGACTTTGACCCTACCAATTTTTGTAACAATTTTATTAGCTGTTGTAATTGGAGGCTGCAATTGCAAGATTGTGCAATTCATCTTTGGAGACTCTCTTTCAGATGTTGGCAACAACAACTTCCTCTCCAAAAGTCTTGCTCGCGCGAATTTGCCTTGGTATGGTATTGATTTTGGGAATGGATTGCCTAATGGTAGATTTTGCAATGGCCGTACTGTTGCCGATATAATAG GTGACGAAATGGGGCTTCCAAGGCCACCAGCATATCTAAATCAATCATTAACAGAAGATGTTATACTAGAGAATGGCGTCAATTTTGCCTCTGGAGGTGGTGGCATTCTAAAGGAGACAGGCGGTTTATTT ATACAGAGGTTTTCCCTATTCAAGCAAATAGAGTTGTTTCAAGGAACACAAGACTTAATTAGAGAAAAAATTGGAACCAAAGAAGCAGCCAAATTTTTCCAACAAGCACGATATGTTGTAGCTTTAGGAAGCAACGATTTCATCAACAATTACTTAATGCCAGTGTACAGAGATTCATGGACGCACACTGATAAATCTTTCATCCAGTACTTGATGGACACTCTCAGGTCACAGCTTACA atgtTGCATAGTTTGGGGGCAAGGGAGTTGATGGTGTTTGGGCTAGGGCCAATGGGGTGTATACCACTTCAAAGGGTTCTAAGTACAGATGGGCAGTGCCAGGACAAGACCAACCAACTGGCACTTGCCTTCAACAAAGCCACAGACGAACTTGTCGTGGAATTGGCCAACACACTTCCAAATGCTAGCTACAAGTTTGGagatgcttatgatgttgtcAACGATGTCATTACCAATCCCGGCAATTACG GTTTTAGTAACTCGGATTCACCATGCTGCTCGTTTGGAAAAATTAGGCCAGCAATAACGTGTAATCCAGCATCGACATTGTGTAGCGACAGAAGCAAATATGTGTTTTGGGATGAATATCACCCTTCTGATCGTGCTAACCAGTTAATTGCGAAAGAGCTCATTAAAAAGCTCGGATTTTTGAACCCTAACCAGACCAATATTGCTTCGTCCCCTACGCCAACCACTGATCCTTCATCGGATGATGATGGCCGGTAG